A window of Saccharomyces eubayanus strain FM1318 chromosome XII, whole genome shotgun sequence contains these coding sequences:
- the ECM38 gene encoding gamma-glutamyltransferase, translated as MPSCSTRNSAAPSIKFIPRVLTLLAICTLVFGLPSKMISFASQESLHRINSLLRSPANREVDKFGTFLNPNKGEDGKDKDHHNIDIDPLLRSPSLTPDHQLLKIGLHGAISSDLEICSNLTINEVLLKFPGSNAADAAVTQALCKGMVNFFNSGIGGGGYVVFSGKSDDDHLSIDFREKAPAGSHKHMFENCSLCSKIGGLAVGVPGELMGLYRLYEERGSGQVGWYDLIEPVAKLGSGGWQIDEVLGASLRLYEDVFLTLKEDWSFVLNSTQNGVLKKGDWIKRPMLANMLMELAHNGSVTPFYDPNHWIAKSMVSTIEKYNGIMNLDDVASYDVHVTKPLSTQIRKGVNYIPDNDMTVLTSSGSSSGAALLSALKIMDNFHNQEGGDYVEENTYQLLESMKWMASARSRLGDYEGETLPKHIKEVLDPEWALKAVESIRSNSLDGKFKTLENWTLYDPAYEINNPHGTAHFSIVDSQGNAVSLTTTVNLLFGSLVHDPKTGVIFNNEMDDFAQFNTSNSFELAPSIYNFPEPGKRPLSSTAPTIVLSELGIPDLVVGASGGSRITTSVLQAIVRTYWYKMPILETVAYPRMHHQLLPDHVEVESFPMVGKSTLRTLKEMGYTMKEVFPKSVVNAIRNVRGEWHAVSDYWRKRGISSVY; from the coding sequence ATGCCGTCTTGTAGTACAAGAAATTCCGCGGCTCCAAGTATCAAGTTTATACCACGCGTTCTCACGCTGCTAGCAATATGCACGTTGGTGTTTGGTCTGCcttcaaaaatgatatCATTTGCCTCCCAAGAATCTCTACACAGAATAAACAGTCTTCTTCGAAGCCCTGCTAATCGGGAGGTCGATAAATTCGGAACATTTTTGAACCCAAACAAAGGCGAAGATGGCAAGGATAAAGATCACCACAACATTGATATCGATCCCTTGCTTCGAAGCCCCTCTTTAACGCCAGATCATCAACTCCTAAAGATTGGTTTACACGGCGCCATAAGTTCTGATTTAGAGATCTGTAGCAACTTGACCATAAACGAAGTCTTGTTGAAATTCCCCGGCTCCAACGCTGCAGATGCTGCAGTGACGCAGGCTCTTTGTAAAGGCATGGTAAACTTCTTTAATAGTGGCattggtggtggtggttaTGTGGTGTTTTCTGGTAAAAGCGATGACGACCATTTGTCTATTGATTTTAGAGAAAAGGCACCTGCGGGCTCGCATAAACACATGTTTGAAAACTGTTCATTGTGCTCAAAGATAGGAGGTCTAGCAGTAGGTGTTCCAGGAGAACTTATGGGTTTATACCGTCTATATGAAGAAAGAGGTAGTGGCCAAGTCGGATGGTATGACTTAATTGAACCAGTGGCGAAATTAGGAAGCGGGGGTTGGCAGATAGATGAAGTCCTCGGTGCCAGTTTACGGCTATATGAGGACGTTTTCTTAACATTGAAGGAGGATTGGTCATTTGTACTGAACTCTACCCAAAACGGcgttttgaaaaaaggcGATTGGATCAAGAGACCAATGCTAGCGAACATGTTAATGGAACTGGCCCATAATGGTTCTGTAACGCCATTTTATGATCCCAACCACTGGATTGCTAAATCGATGGTTAGTACGATAGAGAAATACAACGGAATAATGAACTTGGATGATGTTGCATCATATGACGTTCACGTTACAAAACCACTGTCCACGCAAATCCGGAAGGGTGTAAACTATATTCCTGACAACGACATGACCGTACTAACAAGTAGTGGTTCGAGCTCTGGTGCAGCACTACTTTCAGCATTAAAGATAATGGATAATTTCCATAACCAAGAAGGTGGCGATTATGTCGAAGAAAACACCTATCAATTGCTTGAAAGCATGAAATGGATGGCCAGTGCACGGAGCAGGCTGGGAGATTATGAAGGGGAAACGCTGCCCAAACATATCAAAGAGGTGTTGGACCCGGAATGGGCTCTCAAAGCTGTGGAAAGCATCAGGAGCAACTCCCTAGACGGCAAGTTCAAGACGTTGGAGAACTGGACACTTTACGATCCAGCATACGAGATCAATAACCCACACGGAACCGCACACTTCAGTATAGTGGACTCTCAGGGCAATGCTGTTTCGCTGACGACGACAGTCAATCTGTTGTTTGGCTCCTTAGTACATGACCCTAAAACTGGGGTCATTTTCAACAACGAAATGGACGATTTTGCTCAGTTTAACACTTCCAACAGTTTTGAACTAGCACCCTCCATATACAATTTCCCGGAACCGGGGAAGAGGCCCTTATCCTCTACGGCACCCACCATTGTTCTATCGGAACTGGGTATCCCAGATCTCGTGGTGGGCGCCTCCGGTGGTTCAAGAATCACTACGAGTGTTTTACAGGCCATTGTAAGGACCTACTGGTACAAAATGCCTATACTAGAAACAGTGGCGTACCCACGCATGCATCATCAACTGCTGCCGGACCACGTCGAGGTGGAAAGCTTCCCCATGGTGGGCAAATCTACTCTACGTACTTTGAAAGAGATGGGGTATACGATGAAAGAAGTCTTCCCCAAGAGTGTTGTCAACGCAATCCGAAACGTTAGGGGAGAGTGGCATGCAGTGAGCGATTATTGGAGGAAAAGAGGAATCTCCTCCGTATACTAA
- the YHC1 gene encoding Yhc1p yields the protein MTRYYCEYCHSYLTHDTLSVRKSHLVGKNHLRVTADYYRNKARDISGKHDHKRRHKGKRGSKEREESSAREKLKVTCLPNKEKRRNMHGKKMXXXXXAXTXIXTLQSLYNGSPGYSKVFIDANRFDIGDLVKASKLPQRANERSAQHTVKQTSRSRDETCESNPFPRLTSQAKLEPPKILSQWNNTIPKTSIFYSTDILQTTIKESKKRIHPDGLRKPASSNGFKRRRYGN from the coding sequence ATGACAAGGTACTATTGTGAGTATTGTCATTCATATCTGACTCACGATACGCTAAGTGTTCGTAAATCGCACCTGGTGGGTAAAAATCATCTTCGAGTAACAGCGGACTATTATAGAAACAAGGCAAGAGACATTTCTGGCAAGCATGATCATAAAAGGCGCCACAAAGGGAAAAGGGGTAGCAAAGAAAGGGAAGAATCAAGTGCAAGGGAAAAACTAAAGGTTACGTGCTTGCCCAATAAGGAGAAAAGGCGAAATATGCACGGGAAGAAGATGAWYYWWAAKGAWMYGGCRMMMACCKMGATCWACACACTGCAGTCGTTATACAACGGTTCTCCGGGCTACTCCAAGGTGTTCATAGACGCTAACCGCTTTGATATAGGAGATTTAGTCAAGGCCAGCAAATTACCTCAAAGGGCCAACGAAAGATCTGCGCAACACACCGTCAAGCAAACTTCGAGATCTAGGGACGAAACATGCGAGAGCAATCCGTTCCCTAGACTAACCAGTCAAGCGAAATTAGAGCCTCCGAAGATATTGTCACAGTGGAACAACACCATTCCAAAGACTTCTATTTTTTACAGTACGGACATCCTACAAACCACGATTAAGGAATCAAAGAAACGGATCCACCCAGATGGCCTACGGAAACCGGCGAGTTCCAACGGGTTTAAAAGGAGGCGTTATGGAAATTAG